A DNA window from Ficedula albicollis isolate OC2 chromosome 1, FicAlb1.5, whole genome shotgun sequence contains the following coding sequences:
- the LOC101812269 gene encoding G protein-activated inward rectifier potassium channel 2-like, giving the protein MAKLTESMTNVLEEDSMEQDIESPVTIHQPKLPKQAREDLPKNISKECAKRKIQRYVRKDGKCNVHHGNVRETYRYLTDIFTTLVDLKWRFNLLIFVMVYTVTWLFFGMIWWLIAYMRGDMDHIGDSTWTPCVSNLNGFVSAFLFSIETETTIGYGYRVITDKCPEGIILLLVQSVLGSIVNAFMVGCMFVKISQPKKRAETLVFSTNIQSQAPGQTQKRKPEEK; this is encoded by the coding sequence CCAACGTCCTGGAAGAAGACTCAATGGAGCAGGACATCGAGAGCCCTGTCACTATCCATCAACCAAAGTTGCCCAAACAAGCCAGAGAGGATCTGCCAAAAAACATCAGCAAAGAATGTGCCAAGAGAAAAATCCAGAGGTACGTTCGGAAAGATGGGAAATGCAACGTGCACCACGGGAATGTCAGAGAGACTTACCGGTACTTGACTGACATCTTCACCACCCTGGTGGATCTCAAGTGGAGGTTCAACCTGCTGATCTTTGTCATGGTTTACACGGTGACCTGGCTCTTCTTCGGCATGATCTGGTGGCTCATTGCCTACATGCGAGGGGACATGGATCACATAGGGGACAGCACGTGGACCCCCTGCGTCAGCAACCTCAATGGGTTTGTCTCAGCCTTTTTATTCTCAATCGAGACCGAAACCACCATTGGGTACGGTTACCGGGTCATCACGGACAAGTGTCCCGAGGGAATTATCCTGCTTTTAGTGCAGTCTGTCCTAGGTTCTATCGTCAACGCCTTCATGGTTGGCTGCATGTTTGTGAAAATATCCCAACCCAAGAAGAGGGCAGAAACCTTGGTTTTTTCTACAAACATTCAGAGTCAAGCACCTGGGCAGACCCAGAAGAGAAAGccagaagagaaataa